The following proteins are encoded in a genomic region of Sulfurospirillum arsenophilum NBRC 109478:
- a CDS encoding PAS domain-containing protein, producing MQTIGDEILLDDTSILVSETDAKGIIVYADETFVKYSGYSLEELIGKPHNIIRHPDMPKAAFKELWTSVKSGNVWQGFVKNRIKNGKFYWVYATVFPFGKDHYLSVRKMASRDEVEKYSKLYATMRASEGQK from the coding sequence ATGCAAACCATAGGTGATGAGATTTTGCTTGATGACACCTCTATATTGGTTTCCGAAACGGACGCAAAAGGCATCATCGTTTATGCCGATGAAACGTTTGTCAAATACTCTGGCTATAGCTTAGAAGAGCTGATCGGAAAACCCCACAATATCATTCGCCATCCTGATATGCCAAAAGCTGCCTTTAAAGAGCTTTGGACGAGTGTTAAGAGCGGGAATGTTTGGCAAGGGTTTGTCAAAAACCGCATTAAAAATGGAAAATTTTATTGGGTCTATGCGACGGTTTTTCCTTTTGGTAAAGATCATTATCTCTCCGTTCGTAAAATGGCAAGTAGAGATGAGGTTGAAAAATACTCAAAACTTTATGCAACCATGCGTGCAAGTGAGGGACAAAAATGA
- a CDS encoding cache domain-containing protein, translated as MRQLTIQFKVTMLLVVSLVLTAMISTLVVVFLMKNEAAGRLEGIRAVMTREKVEALSDKVKIAYHVTNSFYEALQNDPQKSDPEVIKAYQEKAKTAIKKLRFGEDGYFWINDFAPKMIMHPIKPALDGADLSKSKDPAGKFLFNEFVDVVSKNGKGVVNYLWEKPGFNTPQAKISFVEGFKPWGWIIGSGVYADDIDALVAKEKQKLDEALLDLMIRNSIILLVVVTLFSFISRYLSHKLIGRRMADLKQYVEDFGLYVTNKKNLIDERLNDHENDEIGSTVSVIDKTFKDFEKLRLDDIRVVGEVLIICSKMSNGYMNNKTSYVSSNFLTNRLSYEIDAMIAKVNEVMQATLSSLKNFQSGDFSKPIVISTSGELREMVEGVNALGSSLAQMIQENAEQSAKINESSQQLANSVAIIKNEPLSDLNRIVKKTTSSMQEMGSIQQHLADTLSTLTHNAKEAHDILNMIGDIADQTNLLALNAAIEAARAGDHGRGFAVVADNIRELADKTNHSLSQIQATIGVIVNGIVDSSAKMSHNAKEMNTLTSDVEEIQEKTGDILSIMSKLG; from the coding sequence ATGAGACAGTTAACGATTCAATTTAAAGTCACAATGTTACTGGTTGTCTCATTGGTGCTCACCGCAATGATTTCCACGTTGGTGGTAGTTTTTTTAATGAAAAATGAAGCAGCAGGACGGCTGGAAGGCATACGTGCGGTGATGACACGTGAAAAAGTCGAAGCGCTTTCGGATAAAGTTAAGATCGCGTATCACGTGACGAATTCGTTTTATGAGGCATTGCAAAATGATCCCCAAAAGAGCGACCCTGAAGTGATTAAGGCGTACCAAGAAAAAGCAAAAACGGCGATTAAGAAGCTTCGTTTTGGAGAAGATGGCTACTTTTGGATTAACGATTTTGCTCCTAAAATGATAATGCACCCCATTAAACCCGCTCTTGATGGTGCAGATTTGAGCAAGTCTAAAGACCCTGCGGGTAAATTTTTATTTAATGAATTTGTCGATGTGGTCTCAAAAAATGGCAAAGGTGTGGTGAACTATTTGTGGGAAAAACCAGGCTTTAACACACCGCAAGCCAAAATCTCTTTCGTGGAAGGTTTTAAGCCGTGGGGCTGGATCATAGGATCGGGTGTTTATGCAGATGATATCGACGCACTCGTTGCCAAAGAGAAGCAAAAATTGGATGAGGCATTGCTTGATTTGATGATTCGCAATAGCATTATTCTCTTAGTCGTGGTAACACTTTTTTCTTTTATTTCACGCTATCTTAGTCACAAACTGATTGGTCGTCGTATGGCGGATTTGAAACAGTATGTTGAAGATTTTGGTCTTTATGTCACCAACAAAAAAAATCTCATTGATGAGCGTTTGAATGACCATGAAAACGATGAAATAGGCTCAACCGTCAGTGTCATCGATAAAACGTTTAAAGACTTTGAAAAACTACGCTTGGATGATATTCGCGTGGTGGGAGAAGTGTTGATTATCTGTTCTAAAATGTCCAATGGGTATATGAACAATAAAACATCGTACGTTTCATCCAATTTCTTGACCAATCGACTCTCGTATGAGATCGATGCAATGATCGCTAAAGTCAATGAAGTGATGCAAGCAACGCTCTCTTCACTTAAAAATTTTCAAAGCGGTGATTTTAGTAAGCCGATTGTGATCTCTACCAGCGGTGAGCTAAGAGAAATGGTTGAGGGTGTGAATGCCCTTGGTAGTTCTCTTGCCCAAATGATTCAGGAAAATGCGGAACAGAGTGCTAAGATCAATGAGAGTTCACAACAACTTGCAAACTCCGTTGCGATAATCAAAAATGAACCACTGAGCGATCTGAATCGTATTGTGAAGAAAACTACCTCTTCAATGCAAGAGATGGGTTCGATCCAACAGCATCTTGCCGATACGCTGAGTACCTTGACACACAATGCCAAAGAGGCGCATGACATCTTAAATATGATTGGTGATATTGCCGATCAGACGAATTTACTTGCACTTAATGCTGCCATAGAAGCGGCGCGTGCAGGTGATCATGGGCGTGGTTTTGCTGTTGTCGCAGATAACATTCGTGAACTGGCCGATAAAACCAACCACTCATTGAGTCAAATTCAAGCGACGATTGGTGTTATTGTGAACGGGATCGTTGATAGTTCTGCAAAAATGAGCCATAATGCTAAAGAGATGAATACTCTCACCAGCGATGTTGAGGAGATTCAAGAAAAGACAGGAGATATCCTTTCTATCATGAGTAAACTTGGCTAA
- the dnaE gene encoding DNA polymerase III subunit alpha: protein MSEITYTHLHLHTEYSLLDGANKIGKLAKKLKSQGVTSVAITDHGNMFGAIDFYKTMRKEGIKPIIGMEAYIHNQDDIGDKTTKQRFHLCLYAKNEIGYKNLMYLSSMSYIKGFYYYPRINKQLLRDHSEGLVCSGACLQGEVNWHLNLNNKRNVQFGARGYERAKEIALEYQEIFGEDFYLEIMRHGIPDQHFIDDDILRISKETGIKLIATNDTHYLEQDNAEAHEAFMCIAMNKEFDDPNRLRHSVHEFYVKSPAAMSDLFADIPEAISNIQEIVDKCNLEIKLGDPTPPTFKFMKEYAQKEGLSFESDDDFFAYHSREGLKKRLVYVDESKHEEYKARLEREIKIICDMKFPGYMLIVWDFIREAKDRGVPVGPGRGSAAGSLVAYSLFITDIDPMPYNLLFERFLNPERISMPDIDIDFCQSRRGEIIDYVVEKYGRYNVAQVITFGKLLAKGVIRDVARVLAIPYAEADAMAKLIPDELGITLNGIGVEGEEGYKGGAFQKEPKLRELIESSPKMQRVWKFALALEGLNRNSGMHAAGVVISDEELWHKTPLYQPSGEDHLVTQYSLNYLEDVDLIKFDFLGLKTLTVIDNALKLIKSRYSKEINFNTLDMNDPKVYELIQSGDTVGLFQIESSGMQSLNERLKPTSFEDLIAVLALYRPGPMESGMLDDFIDRKNGRKEISYFFDEFTEPLRPILEPTYGVIVYQEQVMQIVQSIGGFSLGEADLIRRAMGKKKIDYMKQKAEEFAQGAVNQGLDRAHAIELFGLIEKFAGYGFNKSHSAAYAMITFQTAYLKCYYPQEFMAALLTSEQDNTDKIVKYIDEVKRIGLKLLPPSIQHSLIEFSAITDSNGEEAILFGMGAIKGVGNAAISKILEARADAPFADMSDFISRIDSSKVNKKVLESFIKSGSFDDFGYSRRALLENIDGIIDASAECSRAKKMAEYSLFGDAEEMTTVQVNIENIPEFDNKRILELEKETIGFYISGHPLDAFRAEIDEMNYTLSSERDQIEDGSKALFIGKVESITEKISKKGNKFGIISLMDFHGSMELTVFEKQLEALSRMDSEKPLCFKVEVTNDGQNAKIRVMKIMELSDAKKEKIETKVIEVPLDPKVLLIDLSDDTTKLDLLYQLVRQSTGRRPLHLIITSKLQDVVIETGFGVDDSIDEKIAELAYVKVV from the coding sequence ATGAGCGAAATAACCTACACCCATTTACATTTACATACTGAATATTCACTACTTGATGGTGCCAATAAAATAGGCAAACTAGCGAAAAAACTCAAATCCCAAGGCGTAACATCGGTGGCTATCACCGACCATGGTAACATGTTTGGCGCGATTGATTTTTACAAAACCATGCGCAAAGAAGGCATCAAGCCCATCATTGGTATGGAAGCGTACATTCACAACCAAGATGACATCGGCGACAAAACCACCAAACAGCGTTTCCACCTCTGCTTGTACGCTAAAAATGAGATAGGCTATAAAAACTTAATGTACCTCTCTTCCATGAGTTATATCAAAGGCTTTTACTACTATCCACGCATTAATAAACAACTTCTTCGTGACCACTCTGAGGGCTTAGTCTGTTCGGGGGCGTGTTTGCAAGGTGAAGTCAACTGGCATCTCAACCTTAACAACAAGCGCAACGTTCAATTTGGAGCGCGTGGTTATGAGAGGGCTAAAGAGATTGCCTTAGAGTATCAAGAGATTTTTGGTGAAGATTTTTACTTAGAGATCATGCGTCATGGTATTCCCGATCAACACTTCATCGATGATGACATTTTGCGTATTTCTAAAGAGACTGGCATTAAACTCATCGCGACCAATGACACCCACTACTTAGAACAAGACAATGCCGAAGCACACGAGGCATTTATGTGTATCGCAATGAATAAAGAGTTCGATGATCCTAATCGCTTACGCCATTCCGTACACGAATTTTACGTCAAATCTCCAGCAGCCATGAGCGATCTTTTTGCGGATATTCCTGAAGCTATTTCCAATATCCAAGAGATTGTCGACAAGTGTAATTTAGAAATCAAACTGGGCGATCCAACGCCTCCAACCTTTAAGTTTATGAAAGAGTATGCCCAAAAAGAGGGATTGAGTTTTGAGAGTGATGATGACTTTTTTGCGTATCACAGTAGAGAAGGGTTAAAAAAACGTCTTGTCTATGTTGATGAGAGTAAACATGAAGAGTACAAAGCCAGACTTGAGCGCGAGATCAAAATCATCTGTGACATGAAATTCCCTGGTTATATGCTCATCGTTTGGGATTTTATCCGCGAAGCTAAAGACCGTGGTGTTCCTGTAGGGCCTGGGCGGGGTTCTGCGGCAGGTAGCTTGGTGGCCTATTCGCTTTTCATCACCGACATCGATCCGATGCCTTACAACCTTCTCTTTGAGAGGTTCTTGAATCCTGAACGTATTAGTATGCCCGATATCGATATTGACTTTTGTCAAAGCAGACGGGGCGAAATTATAGACTATGTGGTTGAAAAATACGGTCGTTACAACGTAGCGCAAGTCATTACTTTTGGTAAGCTTTTGGCAAAAGGAGTTATTCGTGACGTGGCACGTGTTCTTGCCATTCCTTACGCCGAAGCCGATGCGATGGCAAAACTTATTCCTGATGAACTGGGCATAACGCTCAATGGCATTGGTGTAGAAGGAGAAGAGGGTTACAAAGGTGGAGCTTTTCAAAAAGAGCCAAAACTTCGTGAACTCATCGAAAGCAGTCCAAAAATGCAGCGTGTGTGGAAGTTTGCCTTAGCGCTTGAAGGACTAAACCGAAACTCTGGTATGCATGCCGCGGGTGTCGTTATCAGCGATGAAGAGTTGTGGCATAAAACACCACTCTATCAACCTTCAGGTGAAGATCATCTCGTCACACAGTATTCACTAAACTATCTTGAAGATGTGGACTTAATCAAGTTCGACTTCTTGGGTCTTAAGACTCTTACGGTGATTGATAATGCACTTAAACTCATCAAGTCTCGCTACAGTAAAGAGATCAACTTTAACACGTTAGATATGAATGATCCTAAAGTGTATGAATTGATTCAAAGTGGTGATACTGTAGGCCTTTTCCAGATAGAATCCAGCGGTATGCAGTCTTTGAATGAAAGGCTCAAACCTACCAGCTTTGAAGATCTTATTGCGGTTTTGGCGTTGTACCGTCCAGGTCCGATGGAATCAGGCATGTTGGATGACTTTATTGACCGAAAAAATGGCAGAAAAGAGATCAGCTACTTCTTTGATGAATTTACTGAGCCTCTTCGCCCGATCTTAGAGCCAACCTATGGGGTTATCGTTTACCAAGAACAGGTTATGCAGATTGTTCAGTCCATCGGTGGTTTTAGCCTCGGTGAAGCGGATCTTATTCGTCGTGCGATGGGTAAGAAAAAGATCGATTATATGAAACAAAAAGCCGAAGAGTTTGCGCAGGGTGCAGTCAATCAAGGATTGGATCGTGCACATGCCATCGAGCTGTTTGGTTTAATTGAAAAATTTGCGGGATACGGTTTTAACAAATCGCACTCCGCGGCATATGCGATGATTACCTTCCAGACAGCGTATTTGAAGTGTTATTATCCGCAAGAGTTTATGGCAGCGTTACTGACCAGCGAGCAGGACAATACCGATAAAATCGTTAAGTACATCGATGAGGTTAAACGCATTGGACTTAAACTTTTACCACCAAGTATTCAGCACAGTTTGATCGAATTTAGCGCGATCACTGACAGTAATGGTGAAGAGGCGATTCTCTTTGGTATGGGTGCGATCAAAGGTGTGGGTAATGCTGCGATTAGTAAAATCTTAGAAGCCAGAGCAGATGCGCCATTTGCGGATATGAGCGATTTTATCTCTCGCATCGATAGCTCGAAAGTCAACAAAAAAGTATTGGAGTCTTTCATCAAATCAGGCAGTTTTGATGACTTTGGCTACTCAAGACGTGCGCTTTTAGAGAATATTGATGGCATCATTGATGCGAGTGCTGAGTGCAGTCGTGCGAAAAAGATGGCAGAATACTCACTCTTTGGGGATGCCGAAGAGATGACAACGGTGCAAGTGAACATCGAAAATATTCCAGAGTTTGATAATAAGCGTATCCTCGAACTTGAAAAAGAGACCATCGGTTTTTACATTTCGGGACATCCTTTGGATGCCTTTAGAGCTGAAATTGATGAAATGAACTATACGCTTTCCAGCGAACGCGATCAGATTGAAGATGGTTCAAAAGCTCTTTTTATCGGCAAAGTTGAGAGCATTACCGAGAAGATCAGCAAAAAAGGCAATAAATTTGGCATCATCTCTTTGATGGATTTTCATGGCTCTATGGAGTTAACCGTATTTGAAAAGCAACTCGAAGCGCTCTCTCGTATGGACAGTGAAAAACCACTCTGTTTTAAAGTCGAAGTGACCAATGATGGGCAAAATGCAAAGATACGCGTTATGAAAATCATGGAACTCAGTGATGCTAAAAAAGAGAAGATCGAGACCAAAGTTATTGAAGTGCCACTTGATCCTAAAGTGCTTCTTATTGATCTGAGTGATGACACCACAAAACTCGATCTTTTATACCAGTTGGTGCGTCAGAGTACGGGGCGCAGACCTTTGCATCTTATCATTACGTCTAAGTTACAAGATGTGGTGATCGAAACAGGCTTTGGTGTTGATGATAGTATTGATGAGAAAATCGCAGAATTGGCATATGTAAAGGTTGTATAA
- a CDS encoding sensor histidine kinase, which yields MIDETLLNSLSAKEKELFKQGLEDLINQTYVIEDEYKKLNESYTSLQDFIRQIIEVQPNALWVFDEDGAIFLQNSEAKKMGAILEGLSLDEASELDFEGRSYLVKSVTKSDKKIITATDITEGKRQERLVSMGQVAAHLSHEIRNPIGSVSLLASTLLKKVDPSVKPLVTEIKKAIWRVERIIKATLLFTKSVQINPSYFYIDRLIKECEQAISHYSYTKDVAFHFDLPHVEIKADFELLNLVLQNFIFNAIDAIEECEKEIGNVSIAFVEDDEFVLLHVKDDGKPIENKNILFEPFKTTKTKGNGLGLALSLQIIQAHNGKINLLEEPKGFEIRIPK from the coding sequence ATGATTGATGAAACGTTACTCAACAGCCTCAGTGCGAAAGAAAAAGAGCTCTTTAAACAAGGGCTAGAAGATCTTATCAACCAAACCTATGTCATTGAAGATGAATACAAAAAACTGAATGAATCGTATACCTCTCTGCAAGATTTTATTCGTCAAATCATCGAAGTACAGCCAAATGCATTGTGGGTTTTTGATGAAGATGGCGCTATCTTTTTGCAAAACAGCGAAGCCAAAAAAATGGGTGCTATTTTGGAAGGTTTGTCGCTTGATGAAGCAAGTGAACTTGACTTTGAAGGAAGATCGTACCTTGTTAAAAGCGTGACAAAAAGTGATAAAAAAATTATTACCGCTACGGATATTACCGAAGGAAAGCGTCAAGAACGCCTTGTTTCCATGGGACAAGTCGCAGCTCACCTCTCTCATGAAATTCGCAATCCTATCGGCTCTGTTTCACTTTTAGCTTCGACGCTACTCAAAAAGGTTGACCCAAGTGTTAAACCTCTCGTTACAGAGATCAAAAAAGCGATTTGGCGGGTGGAACGCATTATTAAAGCAACCCTTCTTTTTACCAAAAGTGTGCAGATCAATCCAAGTTATTTTTATATTGATCGATTGATCAAAGAGTGCGAACAAGCCATTTCACACTATTCCTACACCAAAGATGTGGCGTTTCATTTTGATCTACCGCATGTCGAGATCAAAGCTGATTTTGAGCTGCTGAATTTGGTGCTTCAAAACTTTATTTTTAACGCGATTGATGCGATTGAAGAGTGCGAGAAAGAGATCGGAAATGTCAGTATCGCTTTTGTGGAAGATGACGAGTTTGTCCTTTTACATGTAAAGGATGATGGCAAGCCCATTGAGAATAAAAACATCCTCTTTGAGCCGTTTAAAACGACCAAAACCAAAGGCAATGGTTTAGGGTTGGCTCTCTCTTTGCAAATCATTCAAGCCCATAATGGCAAGATCAATCTGCTCGAAGAGCCTAAAGGCTTTGAAATTAGAATCCCAAAATAG
- a CDS encoding aminotransferase class V-fold PLP-dependent enzyme has translation MQAIRKNIIKDKNLLYFDYTASGQAYKPIEKQMQAILKTYANTHSEVASNAVKTSKYYAKARSDLKVALEIDESFYVFPCGTGATGAIKKFQELMGIYIPPRTLKRFTCKPENLPVVFVGPYEHHSNELSFREGLCEVIRVPLDKDEKIDMAFLQTHLEENKEREIIASFSVASNVTGIVSDYKSIYTLIKRYNGILCLDAAAASAYINIDCNYYDALFLSPHKLLGGVGSCGILVMKKALCTEKTPTFAGGGTVGYVSRTSHNFLSDIELIEDAGTPAILQFIKASLAYNLRNEIGLEKIHALEEELKFYFGSRIRLIEGVKLYCKYSQDKLPIFSLNFEGINPYTISQYLSDHFGIQTRAGCSCAGPYGHDLLHLEDGQSFDEKPGWLRITIHYTHTKKEIDALLKAIQKAVHALKKSCL, from the coding sequence GTGCAAGCAATACGCAAAAATATTATTAAAGATAAAAATCTTCTCTATTTCGACTATACTGCGTCAGGTCAAGCGTATAAACCGATTGAAAAACAGATGCAAGCTATACTTAAAACCTATGCTAATACCCATTCTGAAGTCGCTTCCAATGCCGTTAAAACAAGCAAATATTATGCCAAAGCACGCAGTGATCTTAAAGTTGCCCTTGAAATTGATGAGAGTTTTTACGTTTTTCCTTGTGGAACCGGAGCTACTGGTGCGATTAAAAAATTTCAAGAACTCATGGGAATTTACATTCCGCCTCGCACGTTAAAACGCTTTACATGTAAACCCGAAAATCTTCCTGTTGTCTTTGTAGGACCTTATGAGCATCACTCCAATGAGCTGAGTTTTCGTGAGGGTTTGTGCGAAGTCATCCGTGTACCATTAGATAAAGATGAAAAGATCGATATGGCGTTTTTGCAGACGCATCTTGAGGAAAATAAAGAGCGTGAAATCATCGCCTCTTTTTCAGTAGCGTCGAATGTTACAGGTATTGTGAGTGATTATAAGAGCATTTATACGCTTATCAAACGTTACAACGGTATTTTATGCCTTGATGCCGCAGCAGCGTCGGCTTACATTAACATCGACTGTAATTATTATGATGCACTGTTTCTCTCTCCGCATAAGCTATTGGGTGGGGTTGGGTCATGTGGTATTTTAGTCATGAAAAAAGCGCTGTGTACTGAAAAAACACCGACGTTTGCAGGGGGCGGAACGGTAGGGTATGTCTCTCGCACTTCGCACAATTTTTTAAGCGACATCGAACTCATCGAAGATGCAGGAACTCCTGCTATTTTGCAGTTTATCAAGGCTTCATTAGCGTATAATCTTCGTAATGAAATCGGCTTAGAAAAAATTCATGCACTTGAAGAGGAGTTGAAGTTCTATTTTGGCTCACGCATACGCTTAATTGAAGGTGTTAAACTTTACTGCAAATATTCACAAGATAAATTGCCTATCTTTTCACTGAATTTTGAAGGGATTAACCCTTATACTATTTCTCAGTATCTCTCCGATCATTTTGGAATTCAAACCAGAGCAGGATGCAGTTGTGCAGGACCGTATGGTCATGACCTGCTTCATCTTGAAGATGGTCAAAGCTTTGATGAAAAGCCAGGCTGGCTTCGCATCACTATTCATTATACTCATACGAAAAAAGAGATTGACGCTCTCTTGAAAGCGATTCAAAAAGCGGTTCATGCATTAAAAAAATCGTGTCTTTAA
- a CDS encoding KUP/HAK/KT family potassium transporter, giving the protein MTLKERIKNEMMVIKALGVVYGDIGTSPIYTLAVIFLIIPPTIVSIYGILSFVFWALTILVTIQYAWLATSLSEKGEGGTVVLIQMLTPHLKSAKMVTMVSILGFLGLSLMIGDGVITPAISILSAVEGILLIPAYAELPQIALLVLAALIAFALFVVQKKGVEKVAAAFGPIMVIWFFCLGGVGLWYVSQDVSIFKAISPMYAINFALDHPAITFIILADIILATTGGEALYADMGHLGRLPILKGWIFAFGALILSYYGQGAFLLTHPESVGSPLFEMMHEFAPTFYIPFLILTIIATVIASQAMISGIFSVLYQAMTTRIFPHFRVEYTSHELRSQIYVGSINWFLFVCVIIMLFVFKESAKLAAAYGLAVAGAMSITGALMTMIFAYRKEWIKMTFAALSGSVSFIFFSSCLLKIPHGGFWSLLIAAVPLAFIVLYTQGQERLYSSFHSVDKENFLQAYNSYYAKESHIDGTALFFARKAENIPAYIPKTMFQNGILYKQNVIVKVKPTNEPLGIRTEFKSLADGLDLLVIHVGYMEVFNMEEILKKEDIHERTIFYGDEEIVSKHFAWKLYALVKDMSPSFVSFYNFPQEKLIGVSRRIEI; this is encoded by the coding sequence ATGACGTTAAAAGAACGTATTAAAAATGAGATGATGGTTATTAAAGCACTTGGTGTTGTTTATGGAGATATTGGAACCAGTCCTATCTATACCTTGGCAGTTATCTTCTTAATTATTCCGCCAACCATTGTTAGTATTTATGGCATTTTATCGTTTGTATTTTGGGCGTTAACGATTCTTGTAACGATCCAATATGCTTGGTTAGCGACCAGTTTGAGTGAAAAAGGTGAGGGTGGTACGGTTGTGCTCATCCAGATGTTAACACCACATCTCAAAAGTGCCAAGATGGTTACGATGGTATCGATCTTAGGGTTTTTAGGTCTTTCTTTAATGATTGGCGATGGTGTTATTACCCCTGCCATTAGTATTCTCAGTGCGGTGGAAGGTATTCTTTTGATCCCTGCGTACGCAGAACTTCCTCAAATAGCACTTTTAGTACTTGCCGCACTCATAGCCTTTGCTCTTTTTGTGGTTCAGAAAAAAGGAGTTGAAAAGGTTGCCGCCGCATTTGGACCTATCATGGTTATCTGGTTTTTCTGTTTAGGTGGCGTCGGTTTGTGGTATGTGAGTCAAGATGTTTCTATTTTTAAAGCTATAAGTCCTATGTATGCGATTAATTTTGCACTGGATCATCCTGCTATTACGTTTATTATTCTCGCGGACATTATCCTTGCAACGACAGGTGGTGAGGCATTGTATGCGGATATGGGACATTTAGGACGTTTGCCTATTCTGAAAGGGTGGATCTTTGCATTTGGAGCCTTGATCTTAAGTTACTATGGACAAGGTGCTTTTTTATTGACCCATCCCGAATCCGTTGGTAGTCCTTTGTTTGAAATGATGCATGAGTTTGCACCCACTTTTTATATTCCTTTTCTTATCTTAACGATTATAGCAACCGTCATTGCTTCTCAGGCAATGATTAGCGGTATTTTTTCCGTGCTTTATCAAGCGATGACGACACGTATTTTCCCTCATTTTCGTGTCGAGTACACGTCACACGAGTTACGCTCACAAATCTATGTAGGATCCATCAACTGGTTCTTATTTGTCTGTGTCATCATTATGCTCTTTGTCTTTAAAGAGTCTGCCAAATTAGCAGCAGCGTATGGTTTAGCCGTTGCGGGTGCCATGTCGATCACAGGTGCTTTAATGACGATGATCTTTGCGTATCGCAAAGAGTGGATTAAAATGACTTTTGCAGCTTTATCGGGAAGCGTGAGTTTTATTTTCTTCTCATCATGTTTATTGAAAATTCCTCATGGCGGCTTTTGGTCTCTTCTAATTGCAGCCGTTCCACTCGCTTTTATCGTTCTTTATACGCAAGGGCAAGAACGTCTTTACTCTTCCTTTCATTCTGTCGATAAAGAAAATTTTCTACAAGCGTACAATAGTTATTATGCCAAAGAGTCTCACATCGATGGAACAGCACTCTTTTTTGCACGTAAAGCGGAAAATATACCAGCGTATATTCCTAAAACAATGTTTCAAAATGGCATTTTGTATAAGCAAAATGTGATTGTAAAAGTAAAGCCTACCAATGAACCTTTAGGCATTCGTACAGAGTTCAAATCCTTGGCAGATGGGTTAGATCTTTTAGTCATTCATGTGGGCTACATGGAAGTCTTTAATATGGAAGAGATTCTTAAAAAAGAAGATATTCACGAGCGAACCATTTTCTATGGTGATGAAGAAATTGTCTCGAAACATTTTGCATGGAAACTCTACGCATTAGTTAAAGATATGTCACCAAGTTTCGTAAGCTTCTACAATTTCCCACAAGAAAAACTCATTGGCGTTTCACGTCGCATTGAAATCTAA
- a CDS encoding FtsW/RodA/SpoVE family cell cycle protein → MFQIDRRILTHFDFLIPILILPIIVLSYFLISEANVMLANKQIVYYTVGFATFLLFFLIPIKKIEWVIPFFYWVTIILLVSVDFFGIAKLGARRWLEIPFVHFTIQPSEIFKPAFILMLAYLIKHNPPDENGYGWKSFFKLSFYILLPFVLIAKEPDLGTAMILLLLGYSTLFVIGVNKKIWLTLALVIGISSPVMYNSLHDYQKKRISDFMSEKPSYHVQQSIIAIGSGGLTGKERSEATQTHYKFLPIATSDFIFAYTVERLGFWGALGLILCYAFLVTHLLSLNFLLKDDYFAKVITSGISLLIFFYMSINIAMTIGLAPVVGVPLPFYSYGGSSFITFFALFGILENLLAFRFDPTYRSIKYSL, encoded by the coding sequence GTGTTTCAAATTGATAGGCGCATATTAACACATTTTGATTTTTTAATTCCTATACTTATTCTGCCTATTATCGTTCTCTCTTATTTTCTTATCTCTGAAGCCAACGTCATGCTTGCCAATAAGCAGATCGTTTACTATACCGTTGGCTTTGCCACATTTCTTCTGTTTTTTCTTATCCCTATCAAAAAAATAGAGTGGGTCATCCCTTTTTTTTACTGGGTAACCATCATCTTGCTCGTCAGTGTTGATTTTTTTGGTATTGCAAAACTGGGCGCACGCAGATGGCTAGAAATTCCTTTTGTGCATTTTACCATTCAGCCCTCTGAAATTTTCAAACCTGCTTTTATTTTAATGCTTGCCTATCTGATCAAACACAATCCCCCTGATGAAAATGGCTATGGATGGAAATCGTTTTTTAAACTGAGTTTCTATATCTTGCTTCCTTTTGTGTTAATTGCCAAAGAGCCAGATCTTGGAACGGCGATGATCCTTCTTTTACTAGGGTACAGCACACTTTTTGTCATTGGTGTCAATAAAAAAATATGGTTAACGCTCGCGCTTGTTATTGGTATTAGTAGCCCCGTCATGTACAATAGCTTACATGATTATCAAAAAAAACGTATTTCAGATTTTATGTCTGAGAAACCTAGTTATCACGTCCAACAATCTATTATCGCTATTGGCTCAGGCGGACTCACAGGTAAAGAGCGTAGTGAAGCGACACAAACACACTATAAGTTCCTACCCATTGCTACCAGCGATTTTATCTTTGCATATACTGTAGAACGCCTTGGTTTTTGGGGTGCGTTGGGACTTATTTTATGCTATGCCTTCTTAGTAACACACCTCTTAAGTCTTAATTTTCTGCTTAAAGATGACTACTTTGCTAAGGTGATTACCAGTGGTATCTCATTGCTCATTTTCTTTTATATGAGCATTAATATTGCCATGACCATAGGGCTTGCTCCTGTTGTAGGTGTTCCACTGCCTTTTTACAGTTACGGAGGCAGTAGTTTTATCACCTTTTTTGCTCTTTTTGGCATCTTGGAAAATCTCTTGGCATTCAGGTTTGATCCAACCTATCGCTCGATTAAATATTCGCTCTAG